A part of Rhopalosiphum maidis isolate BTI-1 chromosome 3, ASM367621v3, whole genome shotgun sequence genomic DNA contains:
- the LOC113558031 gene encoding zinc finger MYM-type protein 1-like, translated as MSGKRTKLSGAEYRKRAEEKKKKEKETISQTLNIQTFFKKKPDSDELIENPLKLDSDELVENLMKTDDETLKSDINVSCEITNVSICPSQDPALWDINSDMVDYFIRNPVESNPKIINFDNTIRKCGEFNRKLPYDIFKRKLLNGEIKDREWLLYSTSKNALFCFYCLLFSNKKTQFSSTDSGFTDWKKYFEKVEQHEKNLTHNESIRIWFSRRKITTGIDVELKIELEKKELYWRKLIAKFDPLMSNHLDEYGNKGRGNVSCLPHTICDELITLTNKSVLHKIVNEITSAKYFSLIVDSTPDITKFDQLTIAVRYVNLGRTAVERFLCFIPSVGHKSKEMEVAILTKLSELNIDIQNCRGQSYDNVRNMSGIFNGLQARIKEKSKNAIFSPCSAHSLNLVGCHAADITKEDGHPDIVFNIDHKTSVRHEAESLYKKIETLEFSFMIALWTPILERFDATSKNLQRINIDLSCVVKLYESLEMYVQDLRNRFDNILAEAKQMIGYEVFSYEEKRNKRKKCFHDDLNVQDTIFHGQEKFKNETFLPICDTIIVCLNERKMAYIEINTMFGFFLNIEGIDNDILREKSKQLVVIYSEDLEPDLENEIIQFKTILLKLFVSIPCSNASGERSFSVLKRVKNYQRTSLSNEKMSSLALMSIENNLLQCMDWNSFIKEFASQKARKKF; from the exons atgagtGGAAAACGAACAAAATTAAGTGGCGCTGAATATCGCAAAAGAGCTgaggaaaaaaagaaaaaagaaaaagaaactaTTTCTCAAACTCTTAACATTCAAACTTtcttcaaaaaa aaACCCGATTCTGatgaattaattgaaaacccATTGAAACTCGATTCTGATGAATTAGTTGAAAATTTGATGAAAACCGATGACGAAACTTTGAAATCTGACATTAATGTCTCATGTGAAATTACTAATGTTTCAATTTGTCCATCACAAGATCCAGCCTTATGGGATATAAATTCTGATAtggttgattattttattcgtaatCCAGTTGAATCAAAtcctaaaataatcaattttgatAATACTATTCGTAAATGTGGTGAATTTAATAGGAAGTTACcatatgatattttcaaaaggaAACTTTTGAATGGTGAAATAAAAGATAGAGAATGGTTGCTATACTCAACATCAAAAAACgcactattttgtttttactgccttcttttttctaataaaaaaacacagtTTAGTTCCACCGATTCAGGATTTACtgattggaaaaaatattttgaaaaagttgAACAACACGAAAAGAATTTGACGCATAACGAATCTATTCGCATATGGTTCTCTAGACGTAAAATAACTACCGGTATTGATGTTgagttaaaaattgaacttgaaaaaaaagaacTTTATTGGAGAA AATTAATTGCAAAATTCGATCCATTAATGTCCAATCACCTTGATGAGTATGGTAATAAAGGCCGTGGAAATGTCTCATGTCTGCCCCACACTATTTGCGATGAGTTAATAACACTTACGAACAAATCTGTACttcataaaatagtaaatgaaATAACGTCCGCTAAATATTTCTCGTTAATCGTAGATTCTACTCCCGACATCACGAAATTTGATCAATTAACGATTGCTGTTAGATACGTTAATTTAGGTAGGACTGCAGTAGAgcgatttttatgttttattccaTCGGTTGGACATAAAAGTAAAGAAATGGAAGTCGCAATATTAACGAAATTATCTGAATTAAATATCGACATACAGAACTGTCGTGGACAATCATACGACAATGTAAGAAATATGTCAGGTATATTTAATGGTCTGCAAGCTCGTATTAAAGAGAAatcaaaaaatgcaatttttagtCCATGTTCAGCACACTCATTAAATTTAGTTGGTTGTCATGCTGCTGATATAACTAAAGAAG ATGGTCATCCAGATATAGTGTTT AACATAGATCATAAAACTAGTGTAAGACACGAAGCAGAATcgttgtacaaaaaaattgaaactctCGAGTTCTCATTTATGATAGCTCTATGGACTCCAATATTAGAAAGATTCGACGCTAcaagtaaaaatttacaacgtattaatattgatttatcttGTGTTGTAAAATTGTACGAATCTCTAGAAATGTATGTACAAGATTTAAGAAAtagatttgataatattttagctgAAGCAAAGCAAATGATTGGATATGAAGTCTTTTCTTACgaagaaaaaagaaataaacgaaaaaaatgttttcacgaTGATCTTAATGTTCAAGATACAATATTTCACGGAcaagaaaaattcaaaaatgaaacatttttaccaatttGTGATACAATCATTGTATGTTTAAATGAAAGAAAGATGGCATATATTGAGATAAATACtatgtttggtttttttttaaatatagaggGAATtgacaatgatattttacgtgaaaaatcaaaacaattagTAGTTATTTATAGTGAAGATTTAGAACCTGACCTGGAGAATgagattattcaatttaaaacaata cttttaaaactttttgtatCTATACCATGCTCAAACGCTAGCGGGGAGAGGTCTTTCTCAGTTTTAAAGAGAGTGAAGAACTACCAGAGAACCTCATTATCTAATGAAAAGATGTCATCATTGGCTCTAATgtctattgaaaataatttgctaCAATGTATGGATtggaatagttttattaaagaatttgCTTCACAAAAAGCtagaaaaaagttttga